A region of Shewanella psychromarinicola DNA encodes the following proteins:
- the gmhB gene encoding D-glycero-beta-D-manno-heptose 1,7-bisphosphate 7-phosphatase — MNKAVFLDRDGVINKDNGYVHIVDDFEYIDGVFEACLALKQMGYLLVVVTNQSGIARGMYSEDDFHDLTEWMDWNFADKGVELDGIYYCPHHPEKGLGEYKQDCDCRKPKPGMLVDAAQFLKIDLSQSVMVGDKADDIRAARAAGIKTAILVRSGKVVDEAGVELASAVVDSIADVPSLLSQLLAK, encoded by the coding sequence TTGAATAAAGCAGTATTTCTCGATCGCGATGGCGTGATCAATAAAGACAATGGTTATGTTCATATTGTGGATGATTTTGAATATATCGATGGTGTGTTTGAGGCATGCTTAGCGTTAAAGCAAATGGGTTACCTATTAGTAGTCGTCACTAACCAATCTGGTATTGCTCGTGGCATGTACAGTGAAGACGATTTCCATGATTTAACTGAATGGATGGATTGGAACTTTGCCGATAAAGGTGTCGAACTTGATGGTATCTATTATTGCCCGCATCATCCAGAAAAAGGCCTAGGCGAATATAAGCAAGATTGTGATTGCCGAAAACCTAAGCCGGGTATGCTGGTAGATGCAGCGCAGTTTTTAAAAATAGATTTAAGCCAGTCTGTCATGGTAGGTGATAAAGCCGATGACATTCGGGCCGCAAGAGCGGCTGGCATTAAGACTGCCATTTTGGTTCGTTCAGGTAAAGTAGTAGACGAAGCCGGAGTTGAACTTGCCAGTGCCGTGGTTGACAGTATCGCTGACGTTCCGAGTCTGCTAAGTCAATTACTCGCAAAATAA
- a CDS encoding GntR family transcriptional regulator: MSNITPIIHKTRTQLVVEVLRERILSGDIQGGEPLRQSAIADQLNVSRIPVREALVQLEAEGLINFEPHKGATATLLSVEQVTELFELRAMIESDLLAKAIPNLTDDDLGEAEVVLAQLELAFKLKESVASWSELNTRFHTRLYQAANRPHTMEVVNGLNTNCDRYIRLQLLFTGGIPIAEREHRVLLELCKDRDIEKATILLREHILHASALITKLVEQKIKS, from the coding sequence ATGAGCAATATAACTCCTATTATTCATAAAACCCGCACGCAACTTGTTGTTGAAGTGCTCAGAGAACGGATCCTTTCTGGTGATATACAAGGAGGGGAACCCCTTAGGCAGTCTGCGATTGCAGATCAATTAAACGTAAGTCGCATTCCTGTACGAGAAGCGTTAGTACAATTAGAAGCTGAAGGCCTGATCAATTTCGAACCGCATAAAGGAGCCACAGCAACTCTTTTATCTGTTGAACAAGTCACTGAATTATTTGAATTACGCGCTATGATCGAATCAGATTTATTGGCTAAGGCCATTCCTAACTTAACTGACGATGATCTTGGTGAAGCTGAAGTCGTTCTCGCTCAACTTGAATTAGCATTTAAACTCAAAGAGTCAGTGGCCAGTTGGAGTGAGCTTAATACTCGGTTCCATACTCGTTTATATCAAGCCGCTAATCGCCCTCATACAATGGAAGTGGTTAACGGGTTAAACACCAATTGTGATCGCTATATTCGTTTACAGTTGTTGTTTACTGGCGGGATCCCTATTGCAGAAAGAGAGCATAGAGTGTTACTCGAATTGTGTAAGGATCGAGACATAGAGAAGGCAACTATTTTATTGCGTGAGCATATCTTGCATGCCTCAGCGTTGATAACGAAACTGGTAGAACAAAAAATTAAGTCATAA
- a CDS encoding ketoacyl-ACP synthase III codes for MHYAHITGWGKSVPPATLTNEDLATFMDTTDEWIKTRTGISKRNISHVNTSEMASVAAKHALAAAGIDGSELDLIILATASPDTLIPNIASTVQADIGATCGAFDINAACSGFLYGVGLASSMIKSGQSKKILIIGAERLSFYLDWSRRETAVLFGDGAGAVVLEASDQPGGVLGYELNNDPEGRDILKSSFGTQMDRFDNDSLDFYIHINGQEVFKRAIHGMGNLSNKVLEKCGIDINDVDFVIPHQANERIIDTLVSRMKIPKEKAFINIADYGNTSAATIPIAICDALSQGRIEANQTILSCAFGAGLTSAAMLLKWGERTTPITISDAKLPDCDKTALELIQPAVDYFFTKAEK; via the coding sequence ATGCATTATGCACACATTACCGGTTGGGGTAAGTCTGTTCCACCCGCAACATTAACCAATGAAGATTTAGCCACGTTCATGGACACAACGGATGAATGGATTAAAACACGCACTGGGATCAGTAAGCGTAACATTAGTCACGTTAATACTTCTGAAATGGCATCTGTTGCGGCTAAGCATGCTCTTGCTGCTGCTGGGATTGATGGCAGTGAATTAGATTTAATTATTTTAGCTACCGCCAGCCCTGATACCTTGATCCCCAATATTGCATCAACGGTACAGGCCGATATTGGCGCTACATGTGGTGCATTTGACATTAACGCTGCTTGCAGTGGTTTTTTGTATGGCGTTGGGTTAGCCAGTTCAATGATCAAAAGCGGTCAAAGTAAAAAAATTCTTATTATTGGCGCTGAACGTTTATCTTTTTACCTAGATTGGTCTCGTCGTGAAACAGCGGTGCTCTTTGGTGACGGTGCTGGTGCTGTGGTACTTGAAGCCAGTGATCAACCCGGTGGTGTATTAGGTTATGAGTTAAATAACGATCCTGAAGGTCGCGACATTTTAAAATCCAGTTTTGGCACCCAAATGGACAGATTTGATAATGACTCATTAGACTTTTATATCCACATTAACGGTCAAGAGGTGTTTAAACGAGCTATTCATGGCATGGGTAATCTCAGTAATAAAGTCTTGGAAAAATGTGGTATTGATATCAATGATGTTGATTTTGTCATACCACACCAAGCCAATGAACGAATCATTGATACCTTAGTGAGCCGGATGAAAATCCCTAAAGAAAAAGCTTTCATCAACATTGCTGATTACGGTAATACTTCAGCAGCTACAATCCCGATTGCCATCTGTGATGCGTTGTCTCAAGGGAGAATTGAAGCCAATCAAACAATTTTGTCATGTGCGTTTGGGGCCGGATTAACCTCGGCAGCTATGCTACTAAAGTGGGGAGAAAGAACAACCCCTATTACAATTAGCGATGCTAAACTACCTGACTGTGATAAAACCGCATTGGAACTAATCCAACCTGCTGTGGATTATTTTTTCACAAAAGCTGAAAAGTAA
- a CDS encoding exonuclease domain-containing protein, with protein MANLWWIKAILWRKKLTTLPLQLKTYIDEITPALSQLYRDAPLMAIDLEMTGLDPEIDQVISIGLVPIVDGQIPLNRAQHIMIAIDGSVGASATVHGIVDNQLHMALSIEEALNWFLAQTQGHILVAHHAPLDIHFIQNKLQRCFGQSIPMVYIDTLAIERKRCLMHHQVLKEGSLRLGASRARYGLPVYAAHNALIDALSCAELLLAQVAAMGDVQRLSISEIIEIAR; from the coding sequence ATGGCCAATTTGTGGTGGATAAAAGCCATACTTTGGCGCAAAAAATTGACCACATTACCGCTACAATTGAAGACCTATATCGATGAGATTACTCCGGCATTGTCGCAATTATATCGAGATGCTCCTTTGATGGCGATTGATCTTGAAATGACAGGGCTTGATCCTGAGATCGACCAAGTGATCAGCATCGGTTTAGTGCCCATCGTTGATGGCCAAATTCCGCTTAATCGCGCCCAGCATATTATGATTGCCATTGATGGCAGCGTGGGGGCAAGTGCAACGGTGCATGGGATCGTCGACAATCAATTACACATGGCATTATCAATTGAAGAGGCGTTGAACTGGTTTCTTGCCCAGACTCAGGGGCATATTTTAGTCGCTCATCACGCCCCGTTAGATATTCATTTTATTCAAAATAAATTACAACGTTGTTTTGGGCAATCGATACCCATGGTGTATATCGATACCTTAGCTATCGAGCGAAAACGTTGTTTAATGCATCACCAAGTACTCAAAGAAGGATCATTGCGTTTAGGTGCCAGCAGAGCGCGCTATGGGTTACCCGTCTATGCTGCTCATAATGCATTAATCGATGCATTATCGTGTGCGGAATTATTGTTGGCACAAGTTGCGGCTATGGGGGATGTACAACGTTTATCGATAAGTGAAATCATCGAGATTGCCCGGTGA